The stretch of DNA AATCGCTGATCGATATCTGATAGCATCGCCGCGAGGGATGCCGGTCGAAAGAGCCCCCAAGACCGGTCATCACGCGGGTACGGAACCGCTTGCTGAAACAGCGAGGTAACTTCGCCATGCCATTCATCCCCCACACCGAAGCGGAAGTCCGCGACATGCTCGCGGCCATCGGCGCCGGATCGATCGACGAGCTGTTCGCCGAAATTCCGCCGGAGCTGCGCTGCGGCGAGCTGAAAAACCTGCCCGAGGCGCTGTCGGAAATGGCGGTCTGCCGACTGATGGAGGAACGCGCGGCGGAGAACCGCAGCGCCCTCTGCTTCGCGGGCGCCGGCGCCTACGAGCACTACATTCCGGCGGCGGTGTGGGAGATCGCCCTGCGGGGCGAGTTTTACAGCGCCTACACGCCTTACCAGGCCGAAGCGAGCCAGGGCAGCCTGCAGGTGTTCTACGAGTACCAGTCCATGATGGCGGGCCTGATGGCGATGGACGTCTCCAATGCCTCGCTCTACGACGGCGCCTCCGCGCTGGGCGAGGCGATCCTGATGGCGCTGCGCACGAACCCGGATTCCCGTTCGCGCAGGGTCCTGCTGCCGCGAAGCCTCAATCCGGCCTACCAGCGCGTCGCCCGGACCCTCACCCGCAACCAGCAGGTCGAACTGGTCGATCTGGACTACGACCGGAGCTTGGGACGGATCGCCGAAAACGCACTGGCAGCCTTCGAAGGGGAAGAGTTCGCCGCCGTGGTCATTCCGCAGCCCAACTACTTCGGCGTGCTCGAAGAGGTGGACATCCTCGCCGACTGGGCCCACCGCCACGGCGCCCGCAGCATCGCCGTGGTCAATCCGACCGCCATGGCCCTGCTGAAACCACCGGGAGAATGGGGCGAGCACGGCGCCGACCTTGCCTGCGGCGAAGGCCAGCCCCTGGGGATTCCGCTTTCCGCCGGGGGCCCCTATGTCGGATTCCTCTGCAGCCGCCAGGACTTCGTCCACCAGCTCCCCGGACGCCTGGTCGGCCGCACCGTCGACGTGGACGGCCGCGCGGGCTTCACCCTCGCGCTGCAACCCCGCGAGCAGCACATCCGCCGCGGCAAGGCGACCTCCAATATCTGCACCAACCAGGGACTGATGGTCACGGCGGCAACCCTCTATATGGCATTGATGGGCCCCAAGGGACTGCGCGGCGTCGCCGCCGCCTGTCACGCCAACACCTCGGCGCTGCTCGAGCGGCTGACCCGCATCGAGGGAGTCGAGCCGGTCTTCGCGGCCCCGTTCTTCCACGAAGCCGCGATCCGCTTGCCGCGGGCGGCGGACCGCGTGCTGGCGGGACTGGCCGAACGAGGGATACTCGGCGGCCATGTTCTTTCGGCCGATTATCCCGAACTCGGCGACGCCCTCCTGGTTTGCGCCACCGAAACCCGCAATCCGGAGGACATCGAGTTCTATGCAGCCACGCTGGCGGAGGTGCTCCCATGCTGATTTTCGACCGTTCCCGCGAAGGCCGTGCCTGCGCCAGCCTGTTTCCGCGACTCCCCGACGACAGCCACGGCCTGCCCGGCCATCTGCTGCGCCAGACGCCCCCGCCGCTGCCGGAAGTGACCGAGCTCGACGTCGTGAGGCACTACACCCGTTTGTCGCAAAAGAATTTTTCCATCGACACCCACTTTTACCCCTTGGGTTCCTGCACCATGAAATACAACCCCAAGGTGGCGAACGCGCTGGCGCGGCAGCCCGGCTTCGCGGCGGTCCATCCCCTCGGTACCGAACGCTTCGGCCAAGGCACCCTGAGCTGCCTTTACGAGTTGCAGGACTATCTGAAAACGCTCACCGGCATGACCGCCGTCAGCCTCAGCCCCGCCGCCGGCGCCCAGGGCGAATTCTGCGGCGTCGCCATGATCCGCGCCTACCATGAGGCCCGCAACGACCACGAGCGCAACGAAATCCTGGTCCCCGATGCAGCCCATGGCACCAATCCCGCCTCGGCCGCCATGGGCGGCTACCACGTCAGGGAGATTCCCACCAATCCCGACGGCGACGTCGATCTGGATGCGCTGAAGCAGGCAGTGGGACCGAAGACCGCCGGCATCATGCTCACCAACCCCTCGACCCTGGGCGTGTTCGAACACCGCATCCCCGAGATCGCCGCGCTGGTCCACGAGGCGGGCGGCCTGCTCTACTACGACGGCGCCAACCTCAACGCCATCCTCGGCAAGGTCCTCCCCGGCGACATGGGTTTCGACGTCATCCACCTGAACCTGCACAAGACCTTCTCGACTCCGCACGGCGGCGGCGGCCCCGGTGCCGGGCCGGTCGGCGTCAATGCCAGGCTGCAGCCGTTCCTGCCGCTGCCGATGGTGGCAAAATCCGAGAGCGGTTATCGCTGGCTCACGGAATACGACTGCCCGCAAAGCATCGGGCGCCTGTCCGCCTTCGCCGGCAATATCGGCGTGCTGCTGCGGGCCTACGTTTACATCCGCCTGCTTGGATATCGGGGCCTGCGGCGAGTCGCCGAATACGCCACCCTCAATGCCAACTATTTGCAGAGGAAACTGGTGGAAGCCGGATTCGACACCGCTTTTCCGGCCCGCCGCGCCGCCCACGAATTCATCCTCAGCGTGCAGCGGCAGAAAAAGGAGCATCACGTCACCGCCCTGGATTTCGCCAAGCGCCTGCTCGACTATGGCTTCCACGCGCCGACCGTTTACTTTCCGCTGCTGATTCCCGAGTGCCTGATGATCGAGCCTACCGAGACCGAGAACAAGGAGACCCTGGACGCGTTCGCCGACGCCATGGCCGCGATTTTGAAGGAAGCCGCGGAGCAGCCGGAACGGCTCAAACAAGCGCCCCACCACACCCCCATCCGCCGGCTGGACGAGGTGCGCGCCGCCCGCCATCCGGATCTGGCCTGGAAACCGGCGCCGGGGGCAGCTCCCCAGCGTTGACTTCCCGACGGGCAGCCAAAAGCCCTTCCGCCTCGCCGGCGGAAGGGCTCTTCGCTCAGAACGGGTGGAGCGCGATCAGCGAGACATGAACTGATCGATGTCGTTGCCGGAGGGGTAGAAGTACCACGTTTCCGGCGAGGTGCAGCCGTTCGGCAGCGGATTGCTGGCCGTATCACGGACCACGGTCACGGACGGGGAGGCGCCGTTGGCATCGCCCAAGGAGGAGACAGGAAAGCTCGTGGTCGGCTCCAGCAGCCATGCCTCGACCTTCTTCTTGGTGCAGTACTGGACCGTCGGCATGTAGTACACGGCCTGGTTGACGCAAGCATCGGCCGGGAACAGCGGCGCCTGCCAGCCGGCTTTGGCCCGGAACGGGAAGCCACCGTACTGCGTGCCTGGAAGGTTCCCGCCCTTCCAAACCATCGCCCGGGTGCCATCTCCGCTCGGATGGATGGGACCGTTACGGGTTTCGACCTTGCCGAACCCCGCGGTCATCGAGGGAAGCGCGGTTCCCCAGTCCCACATCATGGCATTCTCGATGACCTGGACGGGCTGGCCCGAAACCGGCTTGGCGATGCGGTTCAAGGTGTGCCCCTGCGGCGGCATCACGACGACCTCGACGACCGGGAAGTGCTTCTCGCCTTCGCTGCAGTCATGAGGAATGATAACCGTCGGATAGACGGTCTTGCCTTCGATGTACTTCACCGACGAGCCGTCCGGGAAAGCCTGGAAACCGGCGTGCCCGAAAGCCTGGCCGGCACTCAAAGCGATACCTGCACTCAGCAGGGACAGCGACAGGATTTTGTTCGTCTTGGACATTGTTATCTCTCTCAACTAGGCACTCTCAAAAGGGCGGTGCGCACTGAATGAAACACTAAGCGTGCCACCGCCCATTAGTTTTCAACTCCATGATAGAACGCCACATTCCTATTTTCAGTCCACACGATATGCGGCATTTCACACACTTGGTGTGTCATTACGCTCAGAATCCAGCGTCAATTCACACACCACGCCAGGATGTTTCACATACGCCGTGAGCCGCGGCATCGCTTGCGCTTCCCAGGCCCCGGCACTATCTTGACGACTCGCCGGCTGTGCGTCGCAACCGTTGGACCCTCCTCGCCCTGATAATATCCCCGCGAACGGACTATGCACCCCCATGGACATCCTCGCCTCCTCCGACGAAACCGCGTGAAATGCCCTAGCCGAGCGGCGATCGTCCGCGTCGTTCTGGCCGCTCTCGTCCTGCTGCCTGTGGCGGCTCTCTGGTCCGCCCTGGAGCCGAAACCGCTGGTGAGCGCTCCGACCCCGGCCTCCCGAGCCCGTGACGGACAGGAATTGCTGAGGGCAGGCAGGCGCGGAGGAGAAGCAAGAACGGTTCAGTTGACGGCCAGCGACATCGAAGCCGCGGTCAACGATCTGATGGCCCGAAAGAAACTCGACGGCGCCATCCGCACCGCCATGGAAGACGGGCGCCTGACTGCGGCCCTCACCCTGCGGCTCCCTTACCTGGCGGACTTGTTTCTGAACTTCCGGCTGACCGTCGAGAACGGCGATCCCTTGCCCGCCGTGACCGGCCTGCGCGTGGGATCGCTTCCTCTGCCACCCAAGCTGGCAAACGCCTTCGTGATTCACCAGCTGGAAAGGAAGGGCCTGCTGCGGAACGTATCGGGCGACCACGGCCTCGTCCTGTCGGCGCATATACGCGAGGGGAAGCTGGAACTGACGTTCACCGGCGAATCGCAGACGACCGAGCGCCTTCGCGCGCTGATCATCGAAGCCGCCGGCGCCGAACGGGTTCGCTCCTACCATGACCGGCTCGCCACTGCGTTGAGCGAATCCAACACCCGGCACTTCGTCCGCCTGGGAATATTGATGCGGCCGCTGTTCTCTCTGGCGGAACAGCGGTCCGAGGCAGCCGATCCGGCGGCGGAAAACCGGGCGGTCATTCTGCTGCTGGCGGCCTATGTGAATGGCTACGATCTGATGAGCGCTGCGGGCGGCGATGCTCCCCGCTTGCCGGAACGGTCCGTGCTTCTGCAGGGACGCCAGGACCTCGGCAGGCATTTCATGACCTCCGCCGCCTTCGCCCTGGCGGGCCAGCGAACCCTGGCCGACGCCATCGGACTGGCCAAGGAATTGAACGACACGCACAGCGGCAGCGGGTTCAGCTTTACCGACCTGGCCGCCGACCGCGCCGGCACCGTGTTCGGCAAGCGCGCGGCCCAGCCGCGTTACGCCCGCCGCATCCAGGGGATTCTGGCCGCCGGCACCGACGACGCGGTCTTCATGCCGAATGTCGGGGATTTGCCGGAGCGCCTTCGCGGCGCCGAATTTTTCGAGCGGTTCCGGGATGTCTACAGCCCGGAGTTCGAACGGCTCAAACAGCTCATCGACGAGCGTATCGACCGTCTTTCACTTTACGCCACCCCTTGACTCTCCGATGCGCCCGGCGCAAAAAAGCCAGCCCCGAGGGGCTGGCTTCCTACGCCGAGAACCGGGCGGATCTTTAGTTGTAGTCGAAGGTCTTGTTCGGCAAGCCGGGCAGCTGCGGCATCTGCTGCTTGGGGAATTCACCGGTCAGCGCGTTCAGGAAGGCGACCACGTCGGCAATCTGCTGCTCGCTCAAGTCCTTGTTGAGCTGCAACTTGGCCATCACCCGTACCGCCTCGTCCAGCGTCTTGACCTTGCCGTTGTGGAAATATGGCGCGGTCAGGGCGACGTTGCGCAGGGTCGGCACCTTGAACAAATGTTCATCCTCGGCCTTCTTGGTGACTTCGGCGCGACCCTTGTCCTGGGAGAATCCGTATTTCGCCTCGAACATGCCGTTCTCGAAGGTCGGGAACTTCATGAAGAACGGCGTTCCTTCCGGCAGGGTGGGACCGTTGAACGCCGGCCCGCTATGGCAGTTCGAGCAGCCCGTCTCGGCGAAGGTGTTCATGCCCCGCACCTGCTGCTCGGTCAGGGCGGTCTGGTCGCCGCTGACGTATTTGTCATAGGCGCTGTTCGGCGTGATCAGGGTGCGCTCGTAGGCGGCGATGGCCTTGGCGGCATTGTCCGCCGTCACTGCGTCTCCGCCACCGAAGGCGGCGGCGAAGGCTTCCGGATAGCCCGGAATGGCCTTGAGCCGGGCCACGACGTCGTCCCAGCTCTTCATGCCCATCTCGATGGGGTTGGTCACGGGTCCCTTGGCCTGGGCTTCCAGGCTGGGCGCTCGGCCGTCCCAGAACTGCACGGAGTTGAAGGCGGAATTCCAGACCGTCGGCGCGCTGCGGCCGCCGACCTGGCCATGGACGCCGACCGAGCCGCCGCGGTTGTCTTCGCCGCCCAGCATCACGTTATGGCAGGAGTTGCACGAGACCGTGCCGGTGGAGGACAGACGCGGGTCCAGGTAAAGCATCTTGCCCAGTTCCACCTTGGCCGGGGTGCTCGGATTGGCCGCGGGCTCGGGGGCCTTTGCGGGCAGCGCCTGCCAGTCGGCAACCGCCGCCGACGCTCCGGCCAGGGCCAGGGCGCAGGTCAGCAAACGGAGAGTGAACATGGTGACTTCCTCCTCGGTGTGGTGTTGTTTTCGAACGGCGGCATCGCCGGGTCCAGCACGTTCTTATAGGGAATTACGCGCCAGTTTGCAACCGCCCCACAGCCGAGTCAGTGCCGGGTCGGCGCCTGTCCCGCCCGCACGACCAGATCCTTTGGTATCGCGACCAGATCGAACGAGTCCAGATAGCGCGCCACCAGTTCCTCGCTGACGTTGATCTCGATATGTGGCGGCGGTACGGGCTCGCTCAGCCGCTGCATTTTCTTCTCCAGCCGCTGCGCAGACACGTTCAGGCTCACCACGACGCCCAGGCCGAAGCCGACCGCCAGAAACAGCAGATACATCGTGATTTCGATCGTCATTGAAATTCTCCTCGCCCGGAATCGCGGGCGCCTCATGGGTTGGACATGGGACCCGAGCGGAGAATTTCAACGTTTTGCAATCGTTCCGGGCGTAAACCGCAAGCGCGGTTCGGCGGATGCAGCGGTTCAGGCATAATCGTCCCAACCACCCAAGAATACGGAGAGGCGACATGCAAATCTTTCGAACCAAGGCGGTTTCCACGGACGACTGCACCGGCAGCGGCCTCAAGCGCTGCCTGGGGGCGCTCGACCTGACCCTGCTCGGGATCGGCGCCATCATCGGCACCGGCATCTTCGTCCTGACCGGCATCGCCGCCGCGACCCAAGCCGGCCCCGCCGTGGTTCTGTCCTTCGTCTTCGCCGGCATCGCGTGCGCCTTCGCTGCCCTGGCATACGCCGAGCTGGCGGCCTGCGTGGGCGGCTGCGGCAGCGCCTACGGCTACAGCTACGCGGCTTTCGGCGAACTGATCGCCTGGATCATCGGCTGGGATCTGATCCTGGAGTATGCCATCTCGGTGGCTGCGGTCGCCAACGGCTGGTCGGGCTATTTCGCCAACGCTCTGACCGCGGTCGGTCTGGAATTGCCGGACTATCTGACCAAGGCACCGGAAAAGGGGGGGATCGTCAACTTGCCGGCCTCCGCGATCATCTTCCTGCTGATGGCCCTGCTCATCGTCGGCGTGAAGGAGAGCGCCCGCCTCAACACCGTCATGGTTTCGATCAAGGTGCTGACCATCGCGGTGTTCGTCGCCGTCGCCAGCAGCCATGTCGATCCCGCCCATTGGGACCCGTTCATGCCTTTCGGCTGGTTCGGCCACGATGTCGACGGCAAGCCGATCGGCGTGATGGCCGGGGCTTCGATCGTGTTCTTTGCCTACGTGGGATTCGATGCGGTCTCCACCGCCGCGGAGGAAGCGCGCAATCCGATGCGCGACGTGCCGATCGGCATCATCGGCTCGCTGGTGTTCTGCACCCTGATCTACATCCTGGTGGCGGGGCTTCTGACCGCCGTCGTACCCTATACCGAGCTCAACGTTTCCTCGCCGGTCGCCCATGCGCTGCAGCTGCTCGGCATCCGCTGGGCTTCCGGGCTGGTCGCCACCGGGGTGATCGCGGGATTGACCACGGTCATGCTGGTGCTCTATTACGCCCTGACCCGCATCATCTTCGCCATGTCCCGCGACGGGCTGATGTCGCCCTGGTTTTCCGCGGTCAACCGCCGCACCCAGACGCCGGTGCGGGTCATCGTTCTGTGCGGGGTCTTCATTTCGGCGGTGGCCGGCTTCGTCCCCTTGGGCGAACTGGCCGAACTGGTCAACATCGGCACCCTGTTCGCCTTCGTCCTGGTCTGCCTTGGGGTCATCGTGCTCCGCATCACCCGACCGGAGCTGGATCGGCCGTTCAAGACGCCGGTCGTGCCCTGGTTTCCGATCCTGGGCGCCTTGTCCTGCGGCGCCCTCATGGCCTTTCTGCCGACCTTGACCTGGCTGCGTTTCGTGATCTGGCTGGTGGTGGGCATCGTGATCTATTTCGCCTATTCCTACCGTCATAGCAAGTTGGCGGAACAGCCGGCGGATTAACCCCGGAAAACGTCCTTCCTGCGCCGGATTTCCGCAAACACCTCGACATCCGGCGCTTGCACGAGCCCCAGCCGCTGCCTGATTTCCGGACTTTCCGGCCGCAGGAAGGGGTTCGTCGCCAACTCGTCACCCAGGCTCGAAGGCACCGTGGCCAGACCGTCACGCCGCAGCGCCTCGACCCGGCTCATGCGTTCCCGCAAAGCCGCATTGCCGGGCTCCATCGTGGCGGCGAAGCGGGCATTGGCCTGGGTGTATTCGTGGGCGCAGAAAACCCTCGATTCCGGCGGCAGCGCGCGCAGCCGCTCCAGGGAGCGCCACATCTGCTCTGCGCTGCCCTCGAACAGTCGGCCGCAGCCCAACGCGAACAGCGTGTCCCCACAGAACAGCGCGGCATCGTCCTCGAACCAGAAGGCGATGTGGCCGGCGGTATGCCCAGGGACCTCCAGCATCCGGGCTGATGCGGAACCGATCCGGAATTCCTCGCCATCTTTCAAGACGACGTCGATTCCCGGGATGCGATGGCGATCCCCGGCCGCGCCGACGATGACGCAGCCGGTCGCCGCCTTGAGCTCGAGGTTGCCGCCGACATGGTCGCCGTGGTGATGGGTGTTGAGTACGTGGCTGAGCCGCCAGCCCCTGGCATCGAGCGCCTCCAGCACCGGCCCGGCGACGGCCGGATCCACCGCCGCGGTGGCGCCGCTGCCGGGCTCGTGGAGAAGATAGACATAGTTGTCTTCGAGCACAGGGATCTGAAGGATTTCGAGCATCAGGGCTTGCCTTTCAGGTATCTGGCGATGTCTTCCTTGGAAAAACCGATCTTCTTGGCGATGCGGTCGGCATGGCTGACCCGCGACACCCCTTCGACCAGACGGTAAGTCGGCTGTTCATTGCGGAATTCCACCTGCCGCGCCTGCCCGACCTGCCTCCCTTGGTAGACATCGACCAGTTCGTGGTTGTGGGTGATGAGAACCGTGGTATTGCCCTTCTCCCGGAACCCGTCGAGGATCGCGATGGAGATGTCCATCTTTTCCTCGTTGGTCGTCCCCTCCGACAATTCGTCCATGATGACCAGGCTGCGCGGCGTCGAGGCCAGGAAGATGTCCTTGGTCCGTTTGAGTTCGGTGCCGAAGCGGCCTTCGCCGTCGGCCAGATGACTGATCTCGGGCACCTGATAGAACACCCGGTCGGCGACGGTCAGTTCGGCCCGCTCCGCCGGCACGTAGCAGCCGGCCTGGGCCAGGATCTGGACCTGCGCCAGCGTCTTGCAGAACGCGGTCTTGCCGCCGCTGTTGGGACCGGTGATGAAAGTCAGCCGGTGCTCCGTCAGATCGATGTCGTTGGGCACATAGAGCGGATTGTTCTTGGCCAGCACCGGATTACGCACCGCGCGCAGAGACATCCGGTGCCGCTCCCCGTCCAGGATGCTCGGCAGCGTCATGAAATGCCCGAAGGCCTCGCGGAAGCGGATGAAGCTCATCAGTTCGTCGAGCTGGCCCAGCCTATCCAGCGTGGCTTGCACCTCCTCGGCGCGGCGGAAAACATCGCGCAGAGGATAGATGATGCCGTCGCGGTCCATGCCGCCGACTATCGGCACATAGACGAAGCCGATCGGCAGCAGGAACAGCCAGAACACCGGCGCGATGGAGGCGGCGATGTCCAGGGCGAAAGGCAGGAACTCCAGCGCCGCCAGGATCAGCAAGACCGTGACGGTCAGCCCCACGGGCTTGAACAAGGACGGCCGGAACCGGATGCCCGGCGTGAGCCAGCCTTTCTCGGCGCGGGTGCAGACCCGCTTCTCGGTCCGGTACACCGGCCCCTTCATCAGGGCATAGGCCCGTGACCGGGCGAAATCCCGGATTTCCTGCACCAGGGTCTTGAGATAGGCGCTGTCCGGTTCGGGCAAACGGTTGGCGCGCTCGACCAGGTCGAGCATGAAGCGCGTGCCTTTGATATAGGTGGCATAGCCGTAGCCGTCGATTTCCAGGGGATGCGCCGGTGAACTGATCAGCCCCAGAAACTGGGCGTAGAGGAGATGGTAGAACTCCCCTTCCAGCTTGGCGGCTTCGGCCAACAGGACTTCGAGTCCCGCCCGCAGCTCTCCGTTCCGCTCCAGCTCCCGCACCGCCTCCTGCTTGGCACGGATCAACCCGGCATCGACCGGCGGTTGCGCGAGGGAGCGGTACAGGACGGCTCGCCCGATGGCCGTGGTGGCATGGTCGGCGGCCTCGAACAGCTTATCGACCTCGATGACCCGGAAAGCCTGCTCGTCCAGCACCGCCTCGCCGGTCCGCCCCGGCGCGACCGAAGGGATCGTGGGCGGTTCCTTGCTGTCGGACCTTAAAATCGTCGGGTAACCCCGGACATCGATGGATTCCATTAAAGCGCCCTCGTTCAACTCATGAAATACGATTTTGTACCGGTTGGGCGACGGAAAGCAAAACGCGGCGACCTGGCTGTCATCGATTCAAGCATCGATGGGGTATGCTTCATCGGCTGGGTCACCGGGGGATGAGAGGCGATTCGATGCGAACGCCATCGAACATCGACGATCGCTTGTTGGCCGAAGCCCGGCGTATGACCGGTCCGGTGGAAAAATCGGTCTTGGTCCGGGAGGGGCTCAAAGTCCTGGCCGAACGGGAAAGCGCACGGCGCCTCGCGCTGCTGGCTGGCGGCGAGCCCCTATTGCAGCCCCCCGCCAAACGGAACCGGCGTGATCCTGGCAAGCGACGATCATGACCCGAGCGTTTTCTCCACGGGGGGTCATTGGAAATCCTTTTGCCCCGTCGCACGGGCGATCCGCTCCTCGAATCAAGGTTCCTGCCCCGCCGATTCCGAACTTGAGGCAACCCCCGCCTGCGCATACCATGAGCCGCCCGTATCCGGGCGCCGGACGATCCGGCGAACCCTCGAAGAACCCCTATGCAAAAAGCCTTGTTCAATCTCGTCCTGCGCGGCCTGGAAAAGCAGGTGCCGGCGACCGGCCTCGGCCTGTTCCGGCTGGCGTTCGGCCTGGTCGCGTTCCAGGAAATCTGCTTCCTGTATTACTTCCGCCAGCTGATCTTCGATCCGGTGCCCTACCTGGACATCGCATCGCCCTCGGTCCATCTGTTCCTGGTGCTGTGGGCGATCGCCGCGCTGTGCCTGGCGCTGGGCTTCTACACCCGGCTCGCCGCCATCGCCAACTACCTGCTCTGGCTGGCCTTCACGGTGTTCACGCCGATGTGGAAGGACTTCGACGGCGGCTTCGACCAGCTCATGCTGGGATCGAGCCTCCTCTTGATCTTCCTGCCGTCGGAACGCGCCTGGTCGCTGGACCGGCTGCGCCTGGCCTGGCGCCATTCGACGGTGGATCGGCGCTACGCCCTGCCGCAGACGGTGCCGGTGCTGTGTTATTTCCTGCCGCTGGCGGTATCCCTCGGCTTCATCTACCTGGATTCGGTGATCCACAAGCTGTTCGCCGAGTTCTGGCGCAACGGCCTGGGGCCGTGGCTGCCCTCCTCGCTGCCTTATTACATGTCGCCGCTGGACATGAGCTGGCTGCTGGAGATCGAACCGCTGCAGCGGGCGATCGGCTACACGATCATCGCGTTCCAGTTCGCCTTCCCGTTCCTGCTGTATTTCCGCCGCTTCCGCGTGCCCCTGATGCTGGTCGGCATGTCGCTGCACGCGGGTATCATCGTGTCGCTGAACATCTACCCGTTCGGTTTCGGCATGCTGGTGCATTATGTCCTGATGGTGCCGTTCCGCTGGTGGCGGACCCTCGGGCGAACCCTGCGCCCGGCGGAACCGGCGTTACAGGTGTTCTACGACGAACGCTGCCCGCTGTGCCTCAAGACCGTCCTCGCCGTCGAGCATTTCGACGTGTTCCGCGCCGTGGCTTTCCGCGGACTGCAGACCCATGCCGCGACCGCGCCGGCCCTCGAGGGCATTCCCGAACAGGACTTGCTGGGTGATCTCTATGCCGTCGACCGCAAGGGACGGCGGTATTCGGGGGTGGCGACCTACGCCCGCATCCTGATCGCCATGCGCTATCCGGCGCTGCTGGGACTGGCGATGTTGCTGCCGGGCCTCGATGCGATCGCCAACCGGGTCTACCGGCGCATCGCCGACAACCGCGTCCGGCTGGGCTGCGACGAGTCCTGCGCACCGGTGCCAAGCCGGACGGAGCCCGACCTGGCCCGGCGACTCGCCCTGTGGGTCGGCGGCAGCCTGCGCCAGCGGGCCCACCGCATCAGCCGGATGCTGGTCGTCGTGCTGATCCTGCAGATCAACTGCACCCTGCACTACGCCATCCTCTACCGGCTGGGGGTGGACACCAAGGCCAATGAAGCCGGACAAGTGTTGACGATGCTCAGCAACGCGCTGATTTCGGTCTCGCACACGTTCCTGGGCATCACCCCGCATCCGCTCTACCTGCACGACCATTTCCAGGGTTACGAGCACCTATTGGGGATCACCTATCTCGATACCGACGGCAAGGAACACTGGCTGCCATTCGTCGACGAGGAGGGCCGCATCGTTTCGCCGAACTGGGGACGGGTGCATTCCATGTGGGCCAACGTCGCCGTGACCAGGCACATGGATCAGCGCCGGCTCGACAAATTCGTGCGCAAGGTGACCGCATTCTGGGGCACCCGGCTCGGACTGGACTTGAACCGGGCCACGTTCATCCTGAAGCTCAAGGCCGTCAAGGCGCCGATGGACTGGGAGCCGGGCCTGCGCCGCTACAACCTCAGCCAACCTTGGCAG from Methylococcus geothermalis encodes:
- the gloB gene encoding hydroxyacylglutathione hydrolase, which gives rise to MLEILQIPVLEDNYVYLLHEPGSGATAAVDPAVAGPVLEALDARGWRLSHVLNTHHHGDHVGGNLELKAATGCVIVGAAGDRHRIPGIDVVLKDGEEFRIGSASARMLEVPGHTAGHIAFWFEDDAALFCGDTLFALGCGRLFEGSAEQMWRSLERLRALPPESRVFCAHEYTQANARFAATMEPGNAALRERMSRVEALRRDGLATVPSSLGDELATNPFLRPESPEIRQRLGLVQAPDVEVFAEIRRRKDVFRG
- a CDS encoding MutS-related protein translates to MESIDVRGYPTILRSDSKEPPTIPSVAPGRTGEAVLDEQAFRVIEVDKLFEAADHATTAIGRAVLYRSLAQPPVDAGLIRAKQEAVRELERNGELRAGLEVLLAEAAKLEGEFYHLLYAQFLGLISSPAHPLEIDGYGYATYIKGTRFMLDLVERANRLPEPDSAYLKTLVQEIRDFARSRAYALMKGPVYRTEKRVCTRAEKGWLTPGIRFRPSLFKPVGLTVTVLLILAALEFLPFALDIAASIAPVFWLFLLPIGFVYVPIVGGMDRDGIIYPLRDVFRRAEEVQATLDRLGQLDELMSFIRFREAFGHFMTLPSILDGERHRMSLRAVRNPVLAKNNPLYVPNDIDLTEHRLTFITGPNSGGKTAFCKTLAQVQILAQAGCYVPAERAELTVADRVFYQVPEISHLADGEGRFGTELKRTKDIFLASTPRSLVIMDELSEGTTNEEKMDISIAILDGFREKGNTTVLITHNHELVDVYQGRQVGQARQVEFRNEQPTYRLVEGVSRVSHADRIAKKIGFSKEDIARYLKGKP
- the gcvPB gene encoding aminomethyl-transferring glycine dehydrogenase subunit GcvPB, translated to MLIFDRSREGRACASLFPRLPDDSHGLPGHLLRQTPPPLPEVTELDVVRHYTRLSQKNFSIDTHFYPLGSCTMKYNPKVANALARQPGFAAVHPLGTERFGQGTLSCLYELQDYLKTLTGMTAVSLSPAAGAQGEFCGVAMIRAYHEARNDHERNEILVPDAAHGTNPASAAMGGYHVREIPTNPDGDVDLDALKQAVGPKTAGIMLTNPSTLGVFEHRIPEIAALVHEAGGLLYYDGANLNAILGKVLPGDMGFDVIHLNLHKTFSTPHGGGGPGAGPVGVNARLQPFLPLPMVAKSESGYRWLTEYDCPQSIGRLSAFAGNIGVLLRAYVYIRLLGYRGLRRVAEYATLNANYLQRKLVEAGFDTAFPARRAAHEFILSVQRQKKEHHVTALDFAKRLLDYGFHAPTVYFPLLIPECLMIEPTETENKETLDAFADAMAAILKEAAEQPERLKQAPHHTPIRRLDEVRAARHPDLAWKPAPGAAPQR
- the gcvPA gene encoding aminomethyl-transferring glycine dehydrogenase subunit GcvPA → MPFIPHTEAEVRDMLAAIGAGSIDELFAEIPPELRCGELKNLPEALSEMAVCRLMEERAAENRSALCFAGAGAYEHYIPAAVWEIALRGEFYSAYTPYQAEASQGSLQVFYEYQSMMAGLMAMDVSNASLYDGASALGEAILMALRTNPDSRSRRVLLPRSLNPAYQRVARTLTRNQQVELVDLDYDRSLGRIAENALAAFEGEEFAAVVIPQPNYFGVLEEVDILADWAHRHGARSIAVVNPTAMALLKPPGEWGEHGADLACGEGQPLGIPLSAGGPYVGFLCSRQDFVHQLPGRLVGRTVDVDGRAGFTLALQPREQHIRRGKATSNICTNQGLMVTAATLYMALMGPKGLRGVAAACHANTSALLERLTRIEGVEPVFAAPFFHEAAIRLPRAADRVLAGLAERGILGGHVLSADYPELGDALLVCATETRNPEDIEFYAATLAEVLPC
- a CDS encoding amino acid permease; this translates as MQIFRTKAVSTDDCTGSGLKRCLGALDLTLLGIGAIIGTGIFVLTGIAAATQAGPAVVLSFVFAGIACAFAALAYAELAACVGGCGSAYGYSYAAFGELIAWIIGWDLILEYAISVAAVANGWSGYFANALTAVGLELPDYLTKAPEKGGIVNLPASAIIFLLMALLIVGVKESARLNTVMVSIKVLTIAVFVAVASSHVDPAHWDPFMPFGWFGHDVDGKPIGVMAGASIVFFAYVGFDAVSTAAEEARNPMRDVPIGIIGSLVFCTLIYILVAGLLTAVVPYTELNVSSPVAHALQLLGIRWASGLVATGVIAGLTTVMLVLYYALTRIIFAMSRDGLMSPWFSAVNRRTQTPVRVIVLCGVFISAVAGFVPLGELAELVNIGTLFAFVLVCLGVIVLRITRPELDRPFKTPVVPWFPILGALSCGALMAFLPTLTWLRFVIWLVVGIVIYFAYSYRHSKLAEQPAD
- a CDS encoding cytochrome-c peroxidase, which encodes MFTLRLLTCALALAGASAAVADWQALPAKAPEPAANPSTPAKVELGKMLYLDPRLSSTGTVSCNSCHNVMLGGEDNRGGSVGVHGQVGGRSAPTVWNSAFNSVQFWDGRAPSLEAQAKGPVTNPIEMGMKSWDDVVARLKAIPGYPEAFAAAFGGGDAVTADNAAKAIAAYERTLITPNSAYDKYVSGDQTALTEQQVRGMNTFAETGCSNCHSGPAFNGPTLPEGTPFFMKFPTFENGMFEAKYGFSQDKGRAEVTKKAEDEHLFKVPTLRNVALTAPYFHNGKVKTLDEAVRVMAKLQLNKDLSEQQIADVVAFLNALTGEFPKQQMPQLPGLPNKTFDYN